The genomic window GACGAACGTGAGATCGAGGCCGGCGCCGAGACTGAAGGTGGTCGTCACGGTACCGCCCAGGAGTTCCTCCTGGAAGGGGACCGCGGCGGCTTTCAGCTCGACGAAGGCCTGCCGTACATCAGCCTCAGAGATGGACGGCAAGGTTTCCGGCTTCACCGACTCCGCGGCCACGTTCTGAGCGCCTGCCTGGCTCGTTTGGTTCAGAACAGGCGCAGCTACGGCACCACCCCCGCCGCCGGCGACGACGGCCGTCGATACGACGAGTACAAGGACAGCACGAATCATCCACTTTGATTTCATTCCCTGCTCCATTTCGATACGAGAGGACTCCCTCTCGGTGAGATATATGATCATGAAACTCTTCATTCAAGAGTATTCCTGGTCAAAAAACGAGAGCGCAGAAGTTCGGAAAGCTGACCCGCGATTGCGTCGCGTGGCTCGTCGATCACTGCGCTTTCAGCGTCGACCGCAGTCGCTACCGGGACATCCCCCCTATGGGGGTGGGCGCAGCGGTGCCAGACTGCGAGCATGCTGATCTCGACGATGAACGATGTCCCCGGCCGCCAGGTCACCGAGGTGCTGGGCGAGGTGACCGGACTCACGGTCCGTGCACGCAACGCGGGCGTGCAACTCGGCGCCAACTTCAAGGCACTGCTGGGCGGTGAGCTCTCCGGGCTCACCAAGCAGCTCGCTGAGAGCCGCGAGGAAGCGAAGCAGCGACTCATCGAGGCGGCCACCGCGCTCGGTGCCGACGCGGTGCTCGCGATGCGGTTCGACGCGGCCGAGGTCGGGCAGAACTACCAGGAGGTCGTCGCCTACGGCACCGCCGTCAAGCTCGGCTGAGGTCACACACCACCGCTTGGCGACAGGAGAAGCGCCTGAGGGCAGGACCGAACGCGACGTTCGATCCTGCCCTCGTGCAGATCTCCTGCTGTCAGGCGCGGAGGCGCTTGAGCTCCTCACGACGGACGGCCTGCTCGGCCGGGTCTGGCACGGGGAGCGACGCGAGGAGACGGCGCGTGTAGTCGTCGTTCGGCGCACCGAGCACGGTGGAGCCCGGCCCCTCCTCGACGATGTCGCCGCGGTACAGCACGACGATGCGGTCGGCGAGCACGTCGACCACCGCGAGGTCATGGCTGATGAACAGCGACGCGAACCCGAACTCGCGCTGCAGCTCGGCGAAGAGCTCCAGCACGCGAGCCTGCACCGACACGTCGAGTGCCGAGGTCGGTTCGTCGGCGACCAGCAGTGCCGGTTCGAGCGCCAACGCCCGCGCGAGCGAAGCGCGCTGCCGTTGCCCACCGGAGAGCTCGTGCGGGAACCGGTCGCCGAACGCCTTCGGCAGCTGGACCGCTTCGAGCAGCTCGTCCACCCGGCGTCGGGCCGCCCGTGTGTCGCCGAAGCGACCGTGCACGATGAGCGGCTCCGCCACGCACTCCGCGATCGTGAGCAGTGGGTTGAAGCTCGTCGCCGGGTCCTGGAACACGAACCCGATCTCGCGGCGCTTCGGAGCGAACTCGCGCTCCTTCACCCGGTTCATCTCCACACCGAGCACCGACAGCGAGCCACCGGTCACCTTGGTGAGCCCGGCGATCGCGCGGCCGATCGTGGTCTTGCCCGACCCCGACTCCCCCACCAGGCCGAGGACCTCGCCCGCGTGGATCGTGAAGTCGACGCCCTTGACCGCCCGGAACCCGGCACGCCCGAAACGGCCCGGGTACTCGATCTCGAGCCCCTTCGCGACCACCACCGGCTCACCGAGCTGCAGCTGCTTGCCGCGCTCGACCTCGGCCGGCGCGGAGCTCTTGCCGCGGCCGACGTGCGGCACCGACGACAGGAGCTTCTTCGTGTACTCGGCCTTCGGTGAGGAGAACAGCTCCTGGACGGGAGCCTCCTCGACGATGTCGCCCTGGTACATGACAACGACGCGGTCGGCGAGGTCGGCGACGACGCCCATGTTGTGGGTGATGAGGACGATGGCCGTCCCGAACTCGTCGCGGCACCGACGCAGGAGGTCGAGGATCTCCGCCTGCACCGTGACGTCGAGCGCGGTCGTCGGCTCGTCGGCCACGATCAGTCCGGGGTCGAGCACGAGCGCCATCGCGATGACGATGCGCTGCTTCTGCCCGCCGGAGAACTGGTGCGGGAAGTAGTCGACCCGCTCCTCCGGCTCCGGGATGCCGACGCGACGCAGGATGTCGATGGCCTTGGCCCGTGCCTCGGCCTTCGTGTACGAACCGTGCGCGCGGAGACCTTCGGCGATCTGCCAGCCCACCTTGTAGACGGGGTTGAGCGCGGTCGACGGTTCCTGGAACACCATCGCCGCGTCGCTGCCGCGGATGGACCGCAGCTGCTCAGCCGACGCCGTGACGACGTCCTGCTCGGTCGAACCGTCGCGGGAGCGCAGCACGACCGCGCCGGAGGCCGTCGCCGTCTCCGGGAGCAGGCCGAGGATGGTCTTGGCCGTGACCGTCTTGCCCGAGCCGGACTCGCCGACGATCGCGACGATCTCGCGCGGTGCGACCGACAGCGAGATGTCGTTGATCGCCTTCACCGCGCCGGCGTCGGTCGAGAACGAGACCCCGAGGTCGCGGATGCTGACGATGTCCGTGGTACCGAGGTCGCGTGGACCGGTGGTCGGCGTCGACTGGCTCATGAGCGCTCGTCCTCTCGTCGGTTCTCCAGATCGCTGTCCGCCGCGGCGTCGCTCACGGCTCCCAGCGATTCGGCGTCCATCATCCCGGCGCCACCGGGGCTGTCGGGCGTGCCACCGGTGGTCGTGATGCTCGACGTCGCAGCGACCGATCCACTCGACGCACCGACCCGACGACGGCTGCGCAGACGCGGGTCGGACAGGTCGTTGAGGCTCTCACCGACGAGGGTGATGCCGAGCACGACGAGCACGATCGCGAGGCCGGGGAACAGCGCGGTCCACCAGATCCCGCTCGTGACGTCGGAGACGGACCGGTTGAGGTCGTAACCCCACTCGGCGGCCGCGGTCGGCTCGATGCCGAACCCGAGGAAGCCGAGCCCAGCGAGCGTGAGGATGGCCTCGGAGGCGTTGAGGGTGATGATGAGCGGCAGCGTCCGGGTCGCGTTCCGCAGCACGTGGCGGAACATGATGCGGGAGCTCGACGCACCGATGACCTTCGCCGACTCGACGAACGCCTCGCTCTTGATGCGCACGACCTCGGAGCGGATGACCCGGAAATACTGCGGGATGAAGACCACGGTGATCGAGATCGCGGCGGCGAGGATGCCGCCCCAGAGGCTCGACTGGCCGCGGCTGATGACGATCGACATGACGATCGCGAGCAGCAGCGACGGGAAGGCGTAAACCGCGTCGCAGACGACCACGAGCACGCGGTCGAGCCAGCCGCCGAAGTATCCGGCGACGAGCCCGAGCAGGACGCCGATGAAGATCGACAGGATGATCGCGGCCACGATGACGAAGAGCGCGGTCTGGGCTCCCCAGAGCACCCGGGACAGGACGTCGTACCCGCCGACGGTCGTGCCGAGGAGGTTCGTCGCGTTCGGCGCCTGCTGCGTGCCGAACGAACCGTCGTCGCCGCGCAGCTGGTTGAACCGGTAGGGCGCGACGAGCGGCGCGAGGATCGCGATGAGCACGAACACGCCCGTGACGACGAGACCGATGACGAGCATCGCCCGCTGCAGCCCGACCGACTGCCGGAACTGCTTGACGACGGGGAGACGTTCCCGCAACGGTCGCTTCGCCGGCGCGGTCTGAACGGCCGTGGTGGCTGTCGGAGCACTCATGCTCAGTACCTCACCCTCGGGTCGATGATCGCCGCGATGATGTCGACGATGAAGTTGGTCAGGGCGACGATGACGGCCAGCAGCGCGACGATCCCCTGGACGGCGACGAAGTCACGCGCCTTGAGGTACTCGCTCAGCATGAAGCCGAGGCCCTTCCATTCGAACGTCGTCTCGGTGAGGACCGCGCCCGCGAGGAGGAGCGCGATCTGGAGGCCGATGACCGTGATGATCGGGATGAGCGCCGGACGGTAGGCGTGCTTCGTCACGAGCCGGAACTCACTGACGCCGCGCGACCGGGCCGCATCGACGTAGCCGGAACCGAGCGTGCCGATGACGTTGGTGCGGACCAGCCGCAGGAAAACGCCGGCCGTCAACAGGCCGAGGGCGATCGCCGGGAGCACCGCGTGGGCGAGGACGTCGCTGATCGCCGTCGGATCGCCGAGGCGGATCGCGTCGATCAGGTAGATGCCGGACGGGCTCGAGATGGTCTGGAGCGTCAGCTCGGTGCCGGTGCTCGCTCGCCCGGCGACCGGGAGGATCCCGAGCCAGACGGAGAAGATGAGCTTGAGCAGCAGGCCGGCGAAGAACACCGGGGTGGCGTAGCTGAGGATCGCGAAGACGCGGAGGCCCGCGTCCTGCCAGCGGTCACGGCGGGCGGCGGCGAGCATGCCGAGCGGGATGCCGACGATGAAGGCGACGATGAGCGCGTAGATCGCGAGTTCGAGGGTCGCGGAGCCGTACGTGAGGAGGACCTCGATGACCGGCCGGTTGTCGGAGATCGTCGTGCCGAAGTTGCCGACCGCGATCTGTCCGAGGAACTCGACGTACTGGATGAAGATGGGCCGGTCGTAGCCGGCGGCACTGATGCGTTCCGCGAGCTGATCGGCCGGGAGTCGGCCTCCGAGCGCTGCGGTGATCGGATCACCGGTCAGGCGCATCAGGAAGAAGACCATGGTGACGAGGATGAACACCGTCGGGATGATCAGCAGGAAGCGGATGACGAGGTACCGCCAGAGTCCGCCACCTCCGGAACGTCTGGCCGCCTTGGGGGGTGGGGTTGCGACAGCTGCCGTCATTGCAGTGGATCCTCCTCGATCACCGACTCGGTAGAGCCCGGACAGACGATCGGGGCGGCTCTGTGGAGCCACCCCGATCGCGACGTCCGACTCACCATAGTCGGATATCAGTTGGTCAGGCTAGTCAGCCCTTGGTGATGGGCGCGTAGCGGAACTTGAACGACGCGTCGAGGACGGTTCCCTCGACGTCCTTGCCGACGACGGCCACCTGAGCGCCCTGGAGCAGCGGGATGGTCGACAGGTCGGCCGCCTCCGTGTCCTGGATCTGCTCGATGAGCTTCGTCCGTGCGTCGGCGTCCGTCGTCGAGCGCTGCTCGTTGATCAGGTCGTTGACAGCCGGGTTGTCGTAGTGGTTCGCGAGGAAGTTGTCCGTGGCGAAGAACGGCGACAGGTAGTTGTCGGCGTCGGAGTAGTCCGGGAACCAACCCAGCTGGTAGGCCGGGTAGACGTCCGTCGTGCGGTCCTTGGCGTACTGGACCCACTCGGTCTGCTGCAGGTTGACGGTGAACAGGCCGTCGGCCTCGAGCTGGTCCTTGATGAGCGCGTACTCGTCGCCGGAGCCGGAACCGTAGTGGTCACCGTTGTACTGGAGGTTGAGCGCGACCGGAACGGTCACACCGGCTGCCTCGAGCGTCTCCTTGGCCTTCGCGGCGTCGGGGCCGCCGTCGCCGTCGCCGTAGAGGCCCTTGAGGGACTCGGTGGCACCGGTCAGGCCGGCGGGCACGTAGGAGTAGAGCGGGGTGTAGGTGTCCTTGTAGACGTCCTTGGCGATCGCAGCGCGGTCGATCAGGTCGGCAGCGGCCTGGCGGACGGCGAGCGCCTTCGCGGGGTCGGCGTCGGCGGTGGTCGCACCGTAGGGCATCGTATCGAAGTTGAAGACGAAGTAGCGGATCTCGCCACCGGGGCCGTCGACGACCTTGACGTTCTTGTCCTTCTTCAGGTCCTCGATGTCGGTCGCGGAGAGGCTGCGCGACGCGACGTCGATGTTGCCCTGCTTGACGTCGAGCTTCAGGTT from Plantibacter flavus includes these protein-coding regions:
- a CDS encoding YbjQ family protein, which encodes MLISTMNDVPGRQVTEVLGEVTGLTVRARNAGVQLGANFKALLGGELSGLTKQLAESREEAKQRLIEAATALGADAVLAMRFDAAEVGQNYQEVVAYGTAVKLG
- a CDS encoding dipeptide ABC transporter ATP-binding protein; translation: MSQSTPTTGPRDLGTTDIVSIRDLGVSFSTDAGAVKAINDISLSVAPREIVAIVGESGSGKTVTAKTILGLLPETATASGAVVLRSRDGSTEQDVVTASAEQLRSIRGSDAAMVFQEPSTALNPVYKVGWQIAEGLRAHGSYTKAEARAKAIDILRRVGIPEPEERVDYFPHQFSGGQKQRIVIAMALVLDPGLIVADEPTTALDVTVQAEILDLLRRCRDEFGTAIVLITHNMGVVADLADRVVVMYQGDIVEEAPVQELFSSPKAEYTKKLLSSVPHVGRGKSSAPAEVERGKQLQLGEPVVVAKGLEIEYPGRFGRAGFRAVKGVDFTIHAGEVLGLVGESGSGKTTIGRAIAGLTKVTGGSLSVLGVEMNRVKEREFAPKRREIGFVFQDPATSFNPLLTIAECVAEPLIVHGRFGDTRAARRRVDELLEAVQLPKAFGDRFPHELSGGQRQRASLARALALEPALLVADEPTSALDVSVQARVLELFAELQREFGFASLFISHDLAVVDVLADRIVVLYRGDIVEEGPGSTVLGAPNDDYTRRLLASLPVPDPAEQAVRREELKRLRA
- a CDS encoding ABC transporter permease; this encodes MSAPTATTAVQTAPAKRPLRERLPVVKQFRQSVGLQRAMLVIGLVVTGVFVLIAILAPLVAPYRFNQLRGDDGSFGTQQAPNATNLLGTTVGGYDVLSRVLWGAQTALFVIVAAIILSIFIGVLLGLVAGYFGGWLDRVLVVVCDAVYAFPSLLLAIVMSIVISRGQSSLWGGILAAAISITVVFIPQYFRVIRSEVVRIKSEAFVESAKVIGASSSRIMFRHVLRNATRTLPLIITLNASEAILTLAGLGFLGFGIEPTAAAEWGYDLNRSVSDVTSGIWWTALFPGLAIVLVVLGITLVGESLNDLSDPRLRSRRRVGASSGSVAATSSITTTGGTPDSPGGAGMMDAESLGAVSDAAADSDLENRREDERS
- a CDS encoding ABC transporter permease gives rise to the protein MTAAVATPPPKAARRSGGGGLWRYLVIRFLLIIPTVFILVTMVFFLMRLTGDPITAALGGRLPADQLAERISAAGYDRPIFIQYVEFLGQIAVGNFGTTISDNRPVIEVLLTYGSATLELAIYALIVAFIVGIPLGMLAAARRDRWQDAGLRVFAILSYATPVFFAGLLLKLIFSVWLGILPVAGRASTGTELTLQTISSPSGIYLIDAIRLGDPTAISDVLAHAVLPAIALGLLTAGVFLRLVRTNVIGTLGSGYVDAARSRGVSEFRLVTKHAYRPALIPIITVIGLQIALLLAGAVLTETTFEWKGLGFMLSEYLKARDFVAVQGIVALLAVIVALTNFIVDIIAAIIDPRVRY
- a CDS encoding ABC transporter substrate-binding protein, producing MSSPRSGFRKSAVALAGLSITALALAGCAAGGGSGSSSGASGTIVIGTTDKVTTLDPAGSYDNGSFAVMNQVFPFLLNTPYNSPDVEPDIAESAEFTSPTEYTVKLKKGLKWANGNDLTSSDVKFSFDRQLAIADDNGPSSLLGNLEKTDAPDDLTVVFTLKTENDQTFPQVLSSPVGPIVDEDVFSATEITPDADIVKGKAFAGQYTIDSYKFNELISYKKYADYQGLLGAAKNDTVNVKYYTDESNLKLDVKQGNIDVASRSLSATDIEDLKKDKNVKVVDGPGGEIRYFVFNFDTMPYGATTADADPAKALAVRQAAADLIDRAAIAKDVYKDTYTPLYSYVPAGLTGATESLKGLYGDGDGGPDAAKAKETLEAAGVTVPVALNLQYNGDHYGSGSGDEYALIKDQLEADGLFTVNLQQTEWVQYAKDRTTDVYPAYQLGWFPDYSDADNYLSPFFATDNFLANHYDNPAVNDLINEQRSTTDADARTKLIEQIQDTEAADLSTIPLLQGAQVAVVGKDVEGTVLDASFKFRYAPITKG